A genomic region of Fusarium falciforme chromosome 4, complete sequence contains the following coding sequences:
- a CDS encoding Aa-trans domain-containing protein: MSAPNESISVSPAEKGINLDRKHSDAEKAAHDSGHETGTDFDIKPAASEEVGGVFGGEGGKNFRVMGRKSTLFALLTNQFGIAALGLPSAYRDIGIVPGIIVTWGTALMAWYTGYEFWRFYCRHPHCVTVIDMARTAGGRFWEVIVGIAFVIQLNMCCASASVTLSIGFNSIGDHSMCTVGFIGIACLISYLLCIPRTMKFVAQSGLPCMISIVAAVLITMISIGVSKPNLAEDGWKPDLKVANNPGFKTIFNAVLKIVWAFAGHHAYVSYMAEMRDPVKDFPWALSWLGVIGASFYTFLAVGIYCLSGEYTTSPALGAAPRIAAKAAYGIVIPAIVTAALANGHIGIKYVFVVVMRKMNALDEITASTPKSWGAWVTIATVFWIIAFIISNAIPIFDSLVSIQSATTYAWFSFGIASVLWFSWNKGNYFKSPKQIALFCLNVSIVGWAFFLNGCGLWASITQMLDIFASDKGVNGSFSCGDNSAL; this comes from the coding sequence ATGTCTGCCCCAAACGAATCCATCAGCGTGAGCCCCGCGGAAAAGGGTATCAACCTCGACCGCAAACACTCTGACGCAGAAAAAGCCGCCCACGACTCTGGCCATGAGACTGGCACCGACTTCGATATCAAACCCGCCGCCAGCGAAGAGGTCGGCGGCGTCTTCGGCGGCGAGGGAGGCAAGAACTTCCGAGTCATGGGCCGCAAGAGCACTCTCTTCGCCCTTCTCACCAACCAATTCGGTATCGCCGCCCTCGGTCTGCCCTCCGCCTACCGCGATATCGGAATTGTCCCAGGAATCATTGTGACCTGGGGAACGGCATTGATGGCTTGGTACACGGGATACGAATTTTGGCGATTCTACTGCCGTCATCCTCACTGTGTAACCGTCATCGACATGGCCAGGACCGCTGGCGGCCGGTTTTGGGAGGTCATTGTGGGCATCGCCTTTGTGATCCAGCTGAACATGTGCTgtgcttcagcttcagtcACTCTTTCCATCGGGTTCAACTCGATCGGTGATCATTCCATGTGCACAGTGGGTTTCATTGGTATCGCCTGTCTTATCTCCTACCTCCTCTGCATCCCGCGAACCATGAAGTTTGTGGCGCAGAGCGGCTTGCCCTGCATGATCAGCATCGTTGCAGCTGTTCTTATCACCATGATCAGCATTGGCGTCTCAAAGCCGAATTTGGCAGAGGACGGCTGGAAGCCCGATCTCAAGGTCGCGAACAACCCAGGTTTCAAGACAATCTTCAACGCGGTCCTCAAAATCGTCTGGGCTTTCGCGGGACACCACGCCTACGTTTCGTACATGGCCGAGATGCGAGACCCCGTCAAGGATTTCCCCTGGGCTCTCAGCTGGCTTGGTGTCATCGGCGCTAGCTTCTACACGTTCCTCGCTGTTGGAATCTACTGCCTTTCGGGAGAGTACACGACCTCTCCCGCCCTCGGTGCAGCACCTAGAATCGCGGCCAAGGCAGCTTACGGAATCGTCATCCCGGCTATTGTAACTGCTGCCCTCGCCAACGGGCACATCGGCATTAAGTACGTCTTTGTCGTTGTGATGCGCAAGATGAACGCCCTCGACGAGATCACGGCCAGTACCCCCAAGTCCTGGGGTGCCTGGGTCACCATCGCCACAGTCTTCTGGATCATCGCCTTTATCATATCCAACGCGATCCCAATTTTCGACTCTCTGGTCTCCATCCAGTCGGCTACCACCTATGCCTGGTTCTCGTTTGGAATTGCCAGTGTCCTTTGGTTCAGCTGGAACAAGGGCAACTACTTTAAGAGTCCCAAGCAGATTGCCTTGTTCTGCTTAAATGTTTCCATCGTCGGTTGGGCGTTCTTCCTCAACGGCTGTGGTCTTTGGGCTTCTATTACTCAGATGCTGGACATCTTTGCTAGTGACAAGGGAGTCAATGGAAGTTTCAGCTGCGGTGACAACTCTGCCCTGTAA
- a CDS encoding Abhydrolase-3 domain-containing protein, which yields MTSNGTPTLRLPPWDPEITAVEDNQHRPIPASLDELLELRREEPPRDDAIYNDPGIDIEETTVPGGDGPIRAIVLTSKSPSTSSKLRPGILFIHGGGRVMGNVYVGLAAVSDLVKELDAVVVSPEYRLAPDFHGSAAVQDSYASLVWMSENLSNLNIDPARFIIAGVSAGAGIAAGTLLYSRDNNGPKVCAQLLVCPMLDDRFISLSSRQFENGRGFYTAWGRYAWKLVLGDDAENGTVSQYVAPGRAEDLSGLPPAYIDAGSGEPFRDEDIAYATKLWECGVQADLHIWGGGCHGFDLFYPTEIGAEAIKTRNAWLRRVLREKK from the coding sequence ATGACGTCCAATGGCACGCCAACCCTCCGATTGCCCCCTTGGGATCCCGAGATCACCGCCGTTGAGGACAATCAGCATCGGCCGATACCCGCAAGCTTGGATGAACTACTCGAGCTTCGCAGGGAAGAACCACCTCGAGATGATGCCATCTACAACGATCCAGGGATTGACATAGAAGAAACAACTGTGCCTGGCGGAGATGGCCCAATTCGTGCTATTGTCTTGACAAGCAAGTCTCCGTCAACATCGTCGAAGCTTCGGCCCGGCATCCTGTTCATCCACGGCGGAGGAAGGGTCATGGGAAATGTCTACGTTGGTCTCGCTGCCGTGAGCGACTTGGTCAAAGAACTTGACGCTGTGGTGGTCAGCCCCGAGTACCGTCTGGCTCCAGACTTTCACGGCAGCGCTGCGGTTCAAGACAGCTACGCGTCTCTAGTCTGGATGTCTGAGAACTTGAGCAATCTGAATATCGACCCGGCCCGTTTCATCATTGCTGGTGTCTCGGCTGGAGCAGGCATCGCTGCAGGGACTTTACTGTACTCCCGGGATAACAATGGCCCCAAAGTCTGCGCACAGCTTCTTGTATGCCCAATGCTTGACGACAGATTCATCAGCCTGTCAAGTCGTCAGTTTGAAAACGGCCGAGGCTTCTACACAGCTTGGGGCCGGTATGCCTGGAAACTGGTGCTCGGTGATGATGCTGAGAATGGAACTGTCAGTCAGTACGTGGCACCCGGGCGTGCTGAAGACTTGTCAGGCCTGCCACCAGCCTATATCGATGCAGGTTCTGGTGAGCCCTTCCGAGATGAGGACATTGCCTATGCTACCAAGCTCTGGGAATGCGGTGTTCAGGCAGACTTGCATATTTGGGGAGGGGGGTGCCATGGGTTTGACTTGTTTTATCCTACCGAGATAGGGGCCGAAGCTATTAAGACGAGAAATGCCTGGCTACGGAGAGTGTTGAGAGAGAAGAAGTAA